The stretch of DNA ACCAACGCTTCGGTCAGTTTCCCATCGCGCATCAGTTCATAACCGAGGCTGTTGATCTCGTTTTCATTAACGCTGTATGTTTTATCGGCACGCCAGGCGTTAAATTTCTGCTGCGTTTTAGCCACCGGCTCCGACATGACCGATTGCCGTAGCAAATCAGTAATCGGCTTCTTTGGTGGTGCAACGGGCTGGTCATACAGAATGTTGACGATGTTCATCTTAATGGCATCGAGCGGAGCACTACCCGTGTTGTTGAGCAGAACAATCAATTGCCGGTCTTTGGGCATCCGGCTAATTACGGTGTTAAAGCCGTTGATACCCCCTCCGTGCTCAATCACGAGCAGACTATCTTTCAATTGCCCAACGTTAGTTTTCCCAACGCCCCAACCATAGGCATAGTGTGACAGGAAGGGCGTAAACATAATGGCTTTCGACTTGGCCGACAGCAGTTTATCGCCGTAAAGTCCCTGATCCCACAGGTATAAATTTTCTACGGTCGAGTACATCGAACCGGCTGCATACGGAATCGACATATCCAGATACGGCGCGTTCACATAGCCACCATTCCGTTTTTCGTAGCCTGCTGCCCGTTTAGCAAGGAGCGGACTCGCTAAATCATAACCCGTATCGGTCATTTTCAGTGGCGTAAGGATGTTCTCTTTCAGCACTTCGGCGTATGGTTTACCCGTTACCTTCTCGATAATAACGCCCAACAGAAAATAGCCGGAGTTGTTGTAAGCAAACTTTGAACCCGGCTCGAATTCGAGCGGCAGACTGGCAAATTTTTTCGTGAAGGCTTCGGGGGTATACGGGTCCCGGCTGTCTTCTTCAAAAAACTTCGGGAAACCTGTGTAGCTCGGAACGCCGGAGGTGTGAGTCAGCAGATGATGAATAGTGATTTTGTCGCCCGTTGCTTTCGGATAATCCGGCAAATAATCCGTGATTTTCCCATCTATCTTTAGCTTGCCCTGCTCAGCCAACTGCATAATAAGCATAGCAGTGAATTGCTTGGTAATTGAACCGAGCCGAAATTTCGTATCAGGCGTGTTGGCAATGCCCCACTCTATGTTAGCCATCCCATAGCCTTTCTTAAAAATCACCTGCCCTTTTTCGGCCACCAGCACCGCGCCGTTAAACTGACGGTTGGCGAGATATTGGCTGACGAGGGCGTCGATTTTAGCGGCTTTATTCTGCGCCAGCAGCGACGGAGCCAGCACGCACAGCATAATAAAGAGTCCGGCAGACCGGAGAAGAATAGATAGGTTCATCGGTACGTCTGGGAGTTGGTGAAACAAAAAATGGATGCTGCGCCAAGGTACAGCATCCGTTTTGAGATGGATCAAACTATTGTATAATCGGGCTTATTACTGTTTAGAGTGCCTTATAAGCCCGGCAGTGGTCAGTGGGCCAGCAGCCAGTTTTCACCGGTGCCGATGCCGGTTTCCATCTTCACGGCCATTGGAATGGCGTTCTGCATGATGTCGTTGACACGCTCGCGCAATAGCTCGATTTCGTCGCGGTGGGCGTCGAAGACGAGTTCGTCGTGAACGGTCAGAATCATTTTCGATTTTAGCCGCTCCTGAAGCATGAACTCGTGAATCCGAATCATAGCAATTTTCAGCATGTCGGCGGCACTGCCCTGAATAGGCGCGTTCACAGCATTGCGTTCGGCAAACATCCGGTCGGTGACGTTGCGCGAGTTGATGTCGCGCAAATACCGCCGACGGCCCAGAATGGTTTCGGCGTATCCAAAGCCCCGTGCCTTCTCGATGCTTTGGTCAATGAAACCCTTCACCGCCGGGAATTCGGCGAAATAATCGTCAATAATCTGGGCGGCTTCTTTGCGCGGGATTTTGAGCCGCTGCGCCAGCCCGAACGACGAAATTCCGTAAATAATGCCAAAATTGATGGTTTTGGCCTTCCGGCGCATGTCGCCCGTTACCTCGCTCAGCCCAACGTGAAATACTTTACTGGCCGTTTGGGTATGAATATCGACGTTGTTGTTAAACGCATCGAGCATGGTTTGGTCGCCACTGAAGGCGGCCATAATACGAAGTTCAATCTGCGAATAATCGGCAGACATAATGAGAAACTCCGGCCCGCGCGGTACAAACGCTTTCCGGATTTCCTGCCCGCGTGGGGTACGAATCGGAATGTTTTGCAGGTTCGGATTAGCCGACGAAAGCCGCCCCGTTGCCGCTACGGCCTGATTGAACGACGTATGAATACGCCCCGTGCGCTTGCTGATTAGTTGCGGCAGCGCGTCGACGTAGGTGTTTTTGAGTTTAATTAACTCGCGGTAGTCCAGAATCTTACGGGCTATTTCGTGTTCTTCTTCGAGCTTCGACAAAATCTCTTCACCCGTTGCATACTGCCCCGTGCGGGTCTTCTTGGCGTTTTTGTCGAGTTTGAGCTTATCGAACAAAACTTCGCCCAACTGCTTCGGCGAACCAATATTGAACGACTCGCCTGCAATCTCGAAAATCTCCTGCTGCACCTGCCGCATATCGACGTCGAGCGTGGCCGAAAGTTCGGCCAGCGCGCCGGTATCGATGGTGATACCTTCAAGTTCGAGGTCGGTCAGTACGCGCACGAGCGGCATTTCGACCTGATCGAATAGTTTGGTCAGACCATCTTTTTCCAATTTGGGCGCGAAGGCTTGTTTGAGTTGCAGGGTAATGTCGGCGTCTTCGGCGGCATAATCGACCACCTTCTGCATATCGACCTGCCGCATCGTTAGCTGCCCTTTGCCTTTCTTGCCAATAAGTGCCTCAATCTCAACAGGCTGATAATTCAGATACGTCATCGCCATCATGTCCATATTGTGGCGCATTTCCGGCTCGATGAGGTAATGGGCCAGCATGGTATCGAACAGTTTGCCCTGCACCTCCACGCCGTACTTTTTCAGCATCAGCAGGTCATATTTCAGGTTCTGTCCAATTTTTTCGATGTTCGGATTCTCGAATACGGGCTTGAACTCATCAACCACCGCCTGCGCTTCGGTGCGGTCTTCGGGAATGGGTACGTAAAATGCTTCGCCAGACCGGTAGGCAAACGACAAGCCCACTAAATCGGCTTCAACGGGGTCGAGGGCCGTAGTCTCCGAATCGAAACAAAGACTTTCCTGCAAGCTCAGGTAATGCACCAAACTGGCCCGCAGTTCGGGCGTATCGACCAACCGGTAATCGTGCTTGGTCGTCAGAATGGTTTTGCGCCGTTCGGGCTGTACCTCGTCAATTTCATAGTCGGGATACACGTCGAGGTATGCCGGTGATTCGGCAACTTCGGTGCCTGTTGCATCGTCCGTTGTGACGATTTCCGTTGCGGCATCGGGCGTGGCCGCTGGAACCCTCACCCCCGGCCCCTCTCCCTTAGGGCGAGGGGTGCGTCGAGTAGCTGGGCGGCTTCCCCCTCGCCCCCTGGGAGAGGGGCCGGGGGTGAGGGAGAGGAACTATCAAAATCGAACGGCAAATCGTCGGCACCCGATGGTTGCAACGCACCCATATTCGGGAAGGGCAGAAAGGCCGGAGTTTCGTCGCCGGGCGAATCCACGCCGGGCGAGTCGAAGAGGTTCATCTGCGCCGGTGCCGGTGCGCCATTCTGGAACGAAGCGGGTAGCGGCTTTTCATCGTAACCCGCGCCGAGGAGCCGACTTTTCATCTGCCGGAACTCCAGTTCATCGAGCAGTGCTGA from Spirosoma montaniterrae encodes:
- a CDS encoding serine hydrolase, producing the protein MNLSILLRSAGLFIMLCVLAPSLLAQNKAAKIDALVSQYLANRQFNGAVLVAEKGQVIFKKGYGMANIEWGIANTPDTKFRLGSITKQFTAMLIMQLAEQGKLKIDGKITDYLPDYPKATGDKITIHHLLTHTSGVPSYTGFPKFFEEDSRDPYTPEAFTKKFASLPLEFEPGSKFAYNNSGYFLLGVIIEKVTGKPYAEVLKENILTPLKMTDTGYDLASPLLAKRAAGYEKRNGGYVNAPYLDMSIPYAAGSMYSTVENLYLWDQGLYGDKLLSAKSKAIMFTPFLSHYAYGWGVGKTNVGQLKDSLLVIEHGGGINGFNTVISRMPKDRQLIVLLNNTGSAPLDAIKMNIVNILYDQPVAPPKKPITDLLRQSVMSEPVAKTQQKFNAWRADKTYSVNENEINSLGYELMRDGKLTEALVIFDLNVEAFPASYNVYDSRGEAHMVAGNKSMAIQNYKKSVELNPQNANGFAKLKELGEIAGVPK